In Actinomadura luteofluorescens, the sequence TCCTTGTCGACGCGCTTGATCCGGTCGATGCGGAAGGCCGGCGCCGTGCCGTCCGCGCGGACGACCTCGATCCTGCGGCCCGGGCGGAGCGCGCCGAGCCGGTAGAAGGCGCCCGGGCCCGACTTGGAGTCGACGTGGCCGACGAGCACGCTGCTGCCGTTCTCGCCCGGCGTCGGGCCGTCCTCCCACCAGCCGACCTCCCGGACCCGGGTGAGCGGCGGGACGCCGAGCGTCCCGTCCCGTTCCGTGGTGACGCGGCGGATCGGGGCGTTGACCTTTATCGAGGGTATTCTGACGCGTTCGGGAACGGACGGCCGAAGTGCGATTTCCGGTTCGGGCGCCGCGCTTCTGGGAGCCGGCTGGATGAGATCCGAGGACGGCGGCTGCGGCGGAGGATCGGTGTGGCCGCGCACCAATCCCACGACGAACATCGCGGTCCCTGTCGCGATGAGCGCGGCGGCCAGCCGATACCAGAAACGGCTCGACCGGCCACCGCGCCTTCTCCTGTCCATGGGCTCAGGAAACGCCCTTCACCTGACGGCGACGGGCCGCGACGGCGATGCCGCCGCCCAGGGCGAGAACCCCGAGACCGGCGCCGGCCAGCATCGGGAAGCTCGACATCGAGGTGCCGCCGCCACCGGCCATCACGCCGCCGTGCGGCTTGATCGGCTTGAGGTACCGCACCGCGACCCACTTGCCGATCCAGGCCGGCGGGACGCTCTGGCGCAGCTGGGTCCAGCCGCTGTTCTTGCAGTCGGCGCCGATGTGCTTGCCGTAGGGCAGCGTGCCGACCTGCTTGAACTTGGTGCCGGGACCGTTGCGGACCGCCAGGCCGTGCTTGGCGATGACCTCGTACCGGCACACCTTGACGGCCGTGATCGGCTTGAGGTACCGCACCGCGACCCACTTGCCGATCCAGGCCGGCGGGACGCTGCCGCGCAGCTGGGTCCAGCCGGTCTTCTTGCAGTCGGCGCTGATGTGCTTGCGGTACGGCAGCGTGCCGACCCGCTTGAACTTGACGCCGGGACCCGTGCGGACCGCCAGGCCGTGCCGTGCGGTGACCTCGTACCGGCAGACGGCCGCCTGGCTGGCGCTGCTGGCCGCCTCGGCGTGGCTCGCGCCGGTCGCCGCGACGGCGACGGCGCCGCCGGACAGCAGCGACAGCCCGCCCGCCGCACCGGCCACGGCGAGTGCCATGCCGGTTCGCGCGCTTGTCCTCATTCTTCCCCCATCGAAATGATCTTCGATGCCGGAGGTGTCCGGCATCGTTTCCTTGATCACGCTTCCCGTGGGGAATTCCGCGCATGTCGTGCAGGTCGCAAACATTGAGAATAGCGATCAGTGTGCATTGTGAAGGCTTTCTCGCGGAACGGCCAACGGCAATCTCCATTCCGCTGGCGAAAGCCCCATAATGGACATCTATCCCCCTTTAAAAGGGGGCATTCAGTGAAAACCCCATGATCTCCCCGGTGTCCGGGCTATACGGGCGCCATCGCGCAGGGCGGCGGGCCATCGCAGGACGGGCGGGCATGCGCGAAGGCGCCCGCGCGGATGCGCGAGCGCCTCAGATCGAAGCTTTCAGGCCGGAGACGTCAGACCGGGCGGACCTGGAGGGTGCCGTCCTCGGTGACGCGGGTCTCGAAGGACGGCTGGCGGGCCGTGGCCGGCCCGTGGACGACGGAGCCGTCGGCGACGCGGAACGTGCTGCCGTGCCAGGGGCAGACGACGCAGGTGTCGGCGCCGTCGTCGGTGAGGACGCGACCCTGGTGGAGCGGTCCGGCGAGGTGGCTG encodes:
- a CDS encoding SH3 domain-containing protein, yielding MALAVAGAAGGLSLLSGGAVAVAATGASHAEAASSASQAAVCRYEVTARHGLAVRTGPGVKFKRVGTLPYRKHISADCKKTGWTQLRGSVPPAWIGKWVAVRYLKPITAVKVCRYEVIAKHGLAVRNGPGTKFKQVGTLPYGKHIGADCKNSGWTQLRQSVPPAWIGKWVAVRYLKPIKPHGGVMAGGGGTSMSSFPMLAGAGLGVLALGGGIAVAARRRQVKGVS
- a CDS encoding class F sortase → MDRRRRGGRSSRFWYRLAAALIATGTAMFVVGLVRGHTDPPPQPPSSDLIQPAPRSAAPEPEIALRPSVPERVRIPSIKVNAPIRRVTTERDGTLGVPPLTRVREVGWWEDGPTPGENGSSVLVGHVDSKSGPGAFYRLGALRPGRRIEVVRADGTAPAFRIDRIKRVDKDEFPTDSVYGQQGRPELRLVTCGGRFDRKRGHYLDNVIVYASLIPDPRNAVPGTHRKS